From Synechococcus sp. A10-1-5-1, a single genomic window includes:
- the asnB gene encoding asparagine synthase (glutamine-hydrolyzing): MCGIGGVFSTRADQPVDPQLLVNMAAIQEHRGPDGFGYRTLDASGVGFCHARLSIIDLNETRARQPFLSGEPGSGARVLMAHNGEFYDFQRIRADLTARGVRFSSKSDSEILLRLYQQQGLKATLPQLRGEFAFAIYDEAGDVLHLVRDRFGIKPQYWTMTPQGLVFGSELKVLFAHPAVERRFTSEGLFHQLMQTMVPGTTAFEGIHQVPPGHGISVRRRNGSLQVETWKYWDMDFPRQGERDSTRSEADHIEAIRAALLEAVELRMVADVPVGCYLSGGIDSCSILGLAAAVSQSPVKAFTIGFDDARYDESPIAKEMAEATAAEQDVMRLSGKELYGWMERTLWHTERTIYNTLAVAKFLMSRHVNQVNYKVVMTGEGSDELFGGYPAFRRDMFLHGLQDLPKQERKVWEGLLQQSNALVQGAMLAADQVDDPDLDAVVGFTPSCLQPWLACAPLVPALLADAHRQALSGYSPGKAIAKTLDPEQLEGRHALDKAQYVWIKTMLEGQILTWGGDRVDMANSMEARPAFLDHHLAAAAVQVPPELRIKGKTEKYVLREAMAGLLPEVLYKREKFAFMAPPAHTEPEKWEQMKQLANDYLSDEAIEAAGLLSVEGVRALFARHDDPSTTDADRVQMDAMINHLLGVQMLHRMFIAADVPAQARAKADALGWHPAREAAVVC, encoded by the coding sequence ATGTGTGGAATTGGTGGTGTCTTCAGCACTAGGGCGGATCAACCCGTTGATCCGCAGCTGCTGGTCAACATGGCGGCGATCCAGGAGCATCGCGGTCCTGACGGCTTTGGCTATCGCACGCTCGATGCGTCTGGGGTGGGCTTTTGCCACGCCCGCCTCTCGATCATTGATCTCAACGAGACCAGGGCGCGCCAACCGTTCCTGAGCGGAGAGCCGGGGTCGGGAGCGCGGGTCTTGATGGCCCACAACGGCGAGTTCTATGACTTTCAGCGGATTCGCGCCGATCTGACGGCCCGCGGCGTTCGCTTCAGCAGCAAGAGCGATTCCGAGATCCTGCTGCGCCTCTATCAACAGCAGGGTTTAAAGGCGACCCTGCCTCAACTCCGGGGTGAGTTCGCCTTCGCGATCTACGACGAAGCCGGTGATGTTTTGCATCTGGTCCGGGATCGCTTCGGCATCAAGCCCCAGTACTGGACGATGACACCCCAGGGCTTGGTCTTCGGCTCCGAGTTGAAGGTGCTGTTTGCCCATCCGGCGGTGGAGCGCCGCTTCACCTCGGAAGGGCTCTTCCACCAGTTGATGCAAACGATGGTCCCCGGGACCACGGCCTTTGAAGGGATTCACCAGGTGCCGCCTGGCCACGGCATCAGCGTGCGCCGCCGGAACGGCAGTCTCCAGGTCGAGACGTGGAAGTACTGGGATATGGACTTCCCGCGCCAGGGCGAGCGGGACAGCACCAGGAGCGAGGCCGATCACATTGAGGCGATTCGCGCGGCGCTGCTGGAAGCAGTGGAGCTGCGGATGGTCGCCGATGTGCCGGTGGGTTGTTACCTCTCCGGGGGCATCGACAGTTGCTCCATCCTCGGGCTGGCCGCCGCCGTGAGCCAGAGCCCGGTGAAGGCCTTCACCATTGGTTTCGACGACGCCCGCTACGACGAGTCGCCGATTGCTAAGGAGATGGCCGAGGCCACTGCGGCCGAGCAGGACGTCATGCGTCTGTCGGGCAAGGAGCTCTACGGCTGGATGGAGCGCACCCTCTGGCACACCGAGCGCACGATCTACAACACCTTGGCGGTGGCGAAATTCCTGATGAGCCGCCACGTCAACCAGGTCAACTACAAGGTGGTGATGACCGGGGAGGGCTCCGATGAGCTCTTTGGTGGCTACCCGGCGTTCCGCCGCGACATGTTTCTGCATGGTCTGCAGGACCTGCCTAAGCAGGAGCGCAAAGTCTGGGAAGGCCTGTTGCAGCAGTCCAATGCTCTGGTGCAGGGGGCGATGTTGGCGGCGGATCAAGTGGATGATCCGGACCTCGATGCGGTTGTGGGTTTCACCCCCAGTTGTCTCCAACCGTGGTTGGCCTGTGCGCCGCTGGTGCCGGCCCTGCTGGCGGACGCCCATCGCCAGGCCCTCAGCGGCTATTCCCCGGGCAAGGCCATCGCCAAGACCCTGGATCCCGAACAACTGGAGGGACGCCACGCCCTCGACAAGGCCCAGTACGTCTGGATCAAGACGATGTTGGAGGGCCAAATCCTGACCTGGGGCGGTGACCGGGTGGACATGGCCAACTCCATGGAGGCCCGTCCGGCTTTCTTGGATCACCACCTCGCCGCAGCGGCGGTTCAGGTGCCGCCGGAGTTACGGATCAAGGGCAAGACGGAGAAGTACGTCCTGCGCGAAGCCATGGCCGGCTTGCTGCCGGAGGTGCTCTACAAACGCGAAAAATTCGCCTTCATGGCTCCGCCGGCCCACACCGAGCCCGAGAAGTGGGAGCAGATGAAGCAGTTGGCCAATGACTACCTCAGCGATGAGGCGATCGAGGCCGCGGGACTACTCAGCGTCGAGGGTGTTCGGGCCCTCTTCGCCCGCCATGACGACCCGTCGACGACCGATGCCGACCGGGTACAGATGGACGCAATGATCAACCACCTTCTCGGGGTGCAGATGCTGCACCGGATGTTCATTGCCGCGGATGTACCGGCCCAGGCCCGGGCCAAGGCCGATGCCCTCGGCTGGCACCCAGCTCGGGAGGCTGCGGTCGTTTGCTGA
- a CDS encoding Zn-dependent hydrolase — protein MVLSAPGLDTLVTTQQRRPTPNAMRLLASLEAMAEVGLQPDGSICRRGFSAEDRQGRERLSEWMIDAGLSLRIDAAGNLIGRLEGLDPSLPALVTGSHLDTVPTGGRYDGTLGVLAGLELVRSLQDASLRLRHPFELIVFADEESTMVGCKGMAGTASGDPSDYATSNGEPIQRNLARLGGDWERLASAARSDDAIAAFVELHVEQGAVLERRGDSIGVVQGVVGQRRFTIRVSGQANHAGTTPMDQRQDALVAASQVVLAVQALALEHPGDPVATVGKFEVWPNAANVVPGEVQCSVDLRDLDPEVLSSLTAELQRRLAFIAEATACSVTMDPQFSVDPTPAAPVLMDAIADAARELGLSHSPLPSRASHDAQELGRRWPMGMVFVPSHRGLSHSSAEYTSLEQCVAGTSVLLSAFLRLDAQLQG, from the coding sequence TTGGTTCTCTCTGCCCCGGGCTTAGACACCCTCGTCACCACCCAACAGCGGCGGCCTACTCCAAATGCCATGCGACTGCTGGCGTCCTTGGAGGCCATGGCGGAGGTGGGACTGCAGCCTGATGGTTCGATTTGCCGTCGCGGCTTCAGTGCAGAAGATCGCCAGGGCCGCGAACGGCTGAGCGAGTGGATGATCGATGCAGGCTTGAGCCTGCGGATCGATGCCGCTGGAAATCTGATTGGCCGGCTTGAGGGCCTGGATCCAAGCCTCCCGGCTCTGGTCACCGGCTCACACCTCGACACCGTTCCAACGGGGGGCCGCTACGACGGCACCCTCGGCGTCTTGGCGGGCTTGGAGTTGGTTCGCTCTCTTCAGGATGCTTCGCTTCGCCTCCGGCATCCCTTTGAGTTGATCGTCTTTGCCGACGAGGAGTCCACGATGGTGGGCTGCAAGGGGATGGCCGGCACCGCTAGCGGTGATCCCAGCGATTACGCCACCAGCAACGGTGAGCCGATCCAGCGGAACCTGGCCCGTCTGGGGGGGGATTGGGAACGGCTTGCCAGCGCCGCCCGCAGTGATGACGCGATTGCAGCTTTTGTCGAACTGCATGTGGAGCAGGGGGCCGTGCTCGAGCGGCGTGGGGACAGCATTGGTGTTGTCCAGGGCGTTGTTGGACAACGGCGTTTCACGATTCGGGTGAGCGGCCAGGCCAACCATGCGGGCACCACGCCGATGGATCAGCGTCAGGACGCCCTAGTGGCTGCTTCCCAGGTGGTCTTGGCTGTTCAGGCCCTGGCCCTGGAGCATCCCGGTGATCCCGTGGCCACGGTTGGCAAGTTTGAGGTCTGGCCGAATGCCGCCAATGTCGTTCCCGGCGAGGTGCAGTGCAGCGTCGATCTGCGTGATCTGGATCCCGAGGTGTTGTCCTCTTTGACGGCAGAGCTCCAGCGGCGCCTTGCCTTCATCGCTGAGGCGACCGCTTGCAGTGTGACGATGGACCCTCAGTTTTCCGTCGACCCCACTCCGGCTGCCCCGGTGCTGATGGACGCGATTGCCGACGCGGCCCGAGAACTGGGCCTCTCCCACAGCCCGCTGCCCAGTCGTGCCAGCCATGACGCCCAAGAACTCGGCCGGCGTTGGCCAATGGGCATGGTCTTTGTCCCCAGCCATCGGGGACTCAGCCATTCCTCGGCGGAATACACCAGCCTTGAGCAGTGCGTGGCCGGGACATCGGTGCTGCTTTCGGCGTTCCTGCGACTCGACGCGCAGCTTCAGGGATGA
- a CDS encoding aspartate carbamoyltransferase, with product MTTLSSLTTSAGVDASMRFEPMGPDVFGAASPQALLGAIQEDGEALQDLVGQHVISIQPFQPETLLQLFRLAAKFESNPDRYTAHNTPLKGKILINAFYEPSTRTRLSFDSAWHRLGGDSINITDRATTGLAKGESLEDVAHMFNNYGDCIVLRDNDSQAIYSMTDTLRIPIINAGNGIDEHPTQAMADLYTILKWRPALAAPEVPADQRARIGVVGIPSRMRTVRSLLRILSKFPQMVEELVLIHDPAKNATDELFDPGQLEELQQAGLKVRWSGDLQAEIPGLDVIYINAIAWVGDSYEVHGNAFRLTRDLPYKPDAIVLHPLARGPELSTCLDDTPHNWYFSQARGAVFLRMALLTCMVGRTNRVMDVI from the coding sequence ATGACGACACTCTCTTCCCTCACGACGAGCGCCGGCGTCGACGCATCCATGCGTTTTGAGCCCATGGGTCCGGATGTGTTCGGCGCGGCCTCACCCCAGGCGCTGTTGGGGGCGATTCAAGAGGACGGCGAGGCACTCCAGGACCTGGTGGGTCAGCACGTGATCTCGATCCAGCCCTTCCAGCCCGAGACCCTGCTGCAACTGTTTCGTTTGGCGGCCAAGTTCGAGAGCAATCCCGACCGTTACACGGCCCACAACACGCCGCTGAAGGGAAAGATCCTGATTAACGCCTTCTACGAGCCCAGCACCCGCACGCGCTTGTCCTTTGACAGCGCCTGGCACCGGCTCGGCGGTGACTCGATCAACATCACCGACAGGGCTACCACCGGGTTGGCGAAGGGGGAGTCCTTAGAAGACGTCGCCCACATGTTCAACAACTACGGCGATTGCATCGTTCTGCGGGACAACGACTCCCAGGCCATCTATTCGATGACCGACACCCTGCGGATCCCGATCATCAACGCCGGCAATGGGATTGATGAACATCCCACCCAGGCCATGGCCGACCTTTACACGATTCTCAAGTGGCGTCCGGCCTTGGCGGCCCCTGAGGTCCCCGCTGATCAGCGGGCGCGTATTGGCGTGGTTGGCATCCCCAGCCGAATGCGCACGGTGCGATCGCTCCTGCGGATCCTCTCCAAATTCCCGCAGATGGTGGAGGAGTTGGTCCTCATCCACGACCCGGCCAAGAATGCCACCGATGAGTTGTTTGATCCCGGGCAACTGGAGGAGCTGCAGCAGGCGGGGCTGAAGGTGCGCTGGTCCGGGGACCTGCAGGCCGAGATCCCAGGGCTGGATGTCATCTACATCAATGCCATCGCCTGGGTGGGGGATAGCTACGAGGTGCACGGCAATGCCTTCCGGCTGACTCGGGATCTGCCCTACAAGCCAGACGCCATCGTTCTGCATCCCCTGGCTCGAGGGCCGGAGCTCAGCACCTGCCTCGATGACACCCCCCACAACTGGTACTTCAGTCAGGCCCGGGGAGCGGTCTTTTTGCGGATGGCGCTGCTCACCTGCATGGTGGGCCGCACCAACCGGGTCATGGATGTGATCTGA
- a CDS encoding rod shape-determining protein, with protein sequence MFWPFRTTSSIGVDLGTANTLMYVSGKGIVLDEPSVVALDLERGVPLEVGEGAKRMIGKTPKAIQAIRPLRDGVIADYAAAELMIQTFMRRGNAGKSTAPRMVVGIPSSITDVERRAVREAGITGSKEVYLIDETVAAAIGAGLPITEPVGSMIVDIGGGTTDVAVLSLGSPVESESIRIAGDEITESIADYLKKTYGLVIGEATAEKVKISIGSAHANARNDDRHMEVSGFNNRTGLPESITVTAGEIREAIQQPLGAIVDTIKRVLESTPPELAADVHARGIVLAGGGALIPGISDLITESTGIFTIVADDPLHCVVNGCGQVIEDWQNLKRCTSADS encoded by the coding sequence ATGTTCTGGCCTTTCCGGACTACCTCTTCCATCGGTGTCGATCTGGGGACGGCGAACACCCTGATGTACGTATCAGGCAAGGGGATTGTCCTCGACGAACCCTCTGTTGTCGCTCTTGATTTAGAGAGAGGCGTCCCACTGGAGGTGGGAGAAGGCGCGAAACGCATGATCGGTAAAACCCCCAAAGCGATTCAGGCGATTCGCCCCCTGCGCGATGGCGTGATTGCTGATTACGCCGCCGCTGAGCTCATGATTCAAACCTTCATGCGCCGAGGCAATGCCGGTAAGTCGACCGCGCCTCGGATGGTCGTTGGAATCCCCAGCAGCATCACCGATGTAGAGCGCCGGGCGGTCCGTGAAGCCGGAATCACCGGGTCGAAAGAGGTCTATCTGATCGATGAAACGGTGGCCGCTGCCATTGGTGCTGGGCTGCCGATCACCGAGCCCGTCGGCAGCATGATTGTTGATATCGGCGGTGGTACCACCGATGTCGCGGTTTTGAGCCTGGGCTCTCCGGTGGAGAGTGAGTCGATCCGAATTGCTGGTGATGAAATCACCGAGAGCATCGCCGATTACTTGAAGAAGACCTATGGCTTGGTGATCGGTGAAGCCACCGCCGAGAAGGTCAAGATCAGCATTGGCTCTGCCCATGCGAATGCTCGCAATGATGATCGCCACATGGAGGTCAGCGGTTTCAACAACCGCACCGGACTGCCCGAGAGCATCACCGTGACCGCTGGTGAAATTCGCGAAGCAATCCAACAGCCCCTCGGTGCCATCGTTGACACGATCAAGCGTGTCTTGGAAAGCACTCCCCCTGAGCTCGCCGCTGATGTTCACGCCCGCGGTATCGTGCTCGCCGGTGGTGGTGCCTTGATCCCGGGCATTAGCGATTTGATTACGGAATCCACGGGTATCTTCACCATCGTTGCCGATGACCCGCTGCACTGCGTGGTCAATGGCTGTGGACAAGTGATTGAGGATTGGCAAAACCTCAAGCGCTGCACCAGCGCTGATTCCTGA
- a CDS encoding chlorophyll a/b-binding protein produces the protein MNKQEFRYEPVESFGKSMTSPRPWDVSALSGVERLNGRVAMLGFAAALIGEWLTGYGPAGQVMALVRWYLS, from the coding sequence ATGAACAAACAGGAGTTCCGCTACGAACCGGTTGAGTCCTTCGGCAAGAGCATGACGTCACCAAGGCCTTGGGACGTCTCGGCTCTCAGTGGCGTCGAGCGACTCAATGGCCGAGTCGCCATGCTCGGTTTCGCCGCCGCGCTGATTGGTGAATGGCTCACCGGCTATGGCCCTGCCGGCCAGGTCATGGCGCTCGTGCGCTGGTACCTGAGCTGA
- a CDS encoding DUF4912 domain-containing protein — MTQRNFTDKSSNQRPLGWLRDLIPSGIKLKIKQSVPGIAPPAIGQVEVSEGLPEVTTHVVFLPRDPQWAYCFWSIAAADRKKAQRAGATQLCIRLADVTGLAAEQSHPHTLQELVVDANASEWFVPVPLDGRDYRVELGYRLRSGGWYSLAFSAVAQVPGVEPSERIADAFVPFSLEAGPTAVAEAVVAPVMGAGVQHEQHYQRATLPTRSRRVGSEVLHEYDLDSPGPLNDSGTGVWASGRSESGTGAVRERSFWLVADAELIVYGATDPAASLFIGDQQVQLEQDGSFRIHVPFRDGEQLYPVRAIAADGEQERSISMEFERRTPHARVNTAEEAQTEWF, encoded by the coding sequence GTGACGCAACGCAACTTCACCGATAAGAGCAGCAACCAACGTCCCCTCGGCTGGCTTCGTGATCTGATCCCCTCAGGGATCAAGCTGAAAATCAAGCAGTCGGTCCCCGGGATCGCACCACCAGCGATTGGTCAAGTCGAGGTCTCTGAGGGGCTGCCTGAGGTCACCACTCACGTGGTCTTTTTGCCTCGGGATCCCCAGTGGGCTTATTGCTTCTGGTCCATCGCTGCCGCGGATCGCAAGAAGGCCCAGCGGGCAGGGGCGACCCAGCTCTGCATCCGCTTGGCGGATGTCACGGGCCTGGCCGCTGAGCAGTCCCACCCCCACACCCTTCAGGAGTTGGTGGTGGACGCGAACGCCAGCGAATGGTTCGTGCCTGTTCCCCTCGATGGCCGTGACTATCGCGTTGAGTTGGGCTACCGCCTGCGCTCTGGCGGTTGGTACTCCCTGGCCTTCTCTGCGGTGGCCCAGGTTCCTGGTGTGGAACCCTCCGAGCGCATCGCTGATGCCTTTGTGCCCTTCTCCCTTGAGGCTGGCCCGACCGCTGTGGCTGAAGCAGTGGTCGCTCCCGTCATGGGTGCAGGGGTGCAGCACGAACAGCACTACCAGCGCGCGACGCTTCCCACCCGCAGCCGCCGCGTCGGCTCAGAGGTGCTGCATGAATACGACCTGGATTCCCCGGGTCCTCTGAATGATTCCGGTACCGGTGTCTGGGCAAGCGGTCGCAGCGAATCAGGCACGGGTGCCGTGCGTGAGCGGTCCTTCTGGTTGGTGGCTGACGCTGAGCTGATTGTCTACGGCGCGACGGATCCCGCCGCAAGCCTGTTCATTGGCGACCAGCAGGTTCAGCTTGAGCAAGACGGCAGCTTCCGCATTCATGTCCCCTTCCGAGATGGCGAGCAGCTCTATCCAGTGCGCGCGATCGCTGCGGATGGCGAGCAGGAGCGCTCGATTTCGATGGAGTTTGAGCGTCGCACTCCCCACGCTCGGGTGAACACCGCCGAAGAGGCTCAGACCGAGTGGTTCTAG
- a CDS encoding polyphosphate kinase 2 family protein, with protein MEMELSQVLKQCQHLVNPYRIQNGDGFRLEQIDPGDTLDLPTDKKGAREALEQGVEMLSELQQRLYAQNKWAVLLVFQAMDAAGKDGTIKHVMSGVNPQGCQVCSFKAPSALDLDHDYLWRANQSLPERGRIGIFNRSYYEETLVVRVHPELLAKQSLPPALLGPKLWKQRFEDIRHYEQYLNRNGVVVLKFFLHLSKKEQKRRFLQRLERPEKNWKFSAADIRERGFWEDYMQAYQEMIRETATAQAPWYVVPADHKWFTRLVVAAAVIERLDALDLRYPEVSPEAKQALARAREQLLSE; from the coding sequence ATGGAGATGGAATTGAGCCAGGTCCTCAAGCAGTGCCAACACCTCGTCAATCCCTATCGGATCCAAAACGGGGATGGATTTCGACTGGAGCAAATCGACCCTGGCGACACCCTGGATCTGCCCACCGATAAGAAGGGTGCCCGTGAGGCCTTAGAGCAGGGCGTTGAGATGCTCTCGGAGCTTCAGCAGCGGCTCTATGCCCAAAACAAATGGGCGGTGCTGCTGGTCTTTCAAGCGATGGATGCCGCCGGCAAAGACGGAACGATCAAACACGTGATGAGTGGCGTGAATCCCCAGGGCTGCCAGGTGTGTTCCTTTAAGGCTCCCTCCGCTCTGGATCTGGACCACGACTACCTCTGGCGCGCGAACCAATCCCTGCCAGAGCGAGGGCGCATTGGCATCTTTAACCGCAGCTACTACGAGGAGACCTTGGTTGTCCGGGTCCATCCGGAACTGTTGGCCAAGCAGTCTCTGCCGCCTGCATTGCTGGGGCCAAAACTCTGGAAACAGCGTTTCGAGGACATCCGCCACTACGAGCAGTATCTGAACCGGAACGGGGTGGTCGTTCTGAAGTTCTTCTTGCATCTCTCCAAGAAGGAGCAAAAGCGCCGCTTCCTGCAGCGATTGGAACGGCCCGAGAAGAACTGGAAGTTTTCAGCGGCTGATATTCGCGAGAGGGGGTTTTGGGAGGACTACATGCAGGCCTATCAGGAGATGATTCGCGAGACGGCGACAGCCCAGGCTCCGTGGTATGTCGTGCCCGCCGATCACAAGTGGTTTACCCGTTTGGTGGTTGCTGCTGCCGTGATTGAGCGCCTGGATGCCTTGGACCTGCGCTATCCCGAGGTCAGCCCTGAGGCAAAACAGGCCTTGGCCAGGGCTCGCGAGCAACTGTTGTCGGAATAG
- a CDS encoding FAD-dependent monooxygenase — MSGPVLVVGAGPVGLTLALALRQQDIAVRLVDLAPQPSDRSKALVIWPRTLELLDLHGCVEPFLKAGIQGHGARIQVGQRLLVALSFSKVQSRFPYALMIPQNRTEAVLAQLLAERGVQVERQLELTDFAASESGVCAELTRADGSKETMQCSYLLGCDGAHSVVRHRLGLAYSGETLESNWVLADVKLDGPAAADQVAVVWNPDGILALFPIVGDRFRIIGDVSGAEAADPSLEQVQSLVQQRLGSGFRAHDPIWLSHFRINERKVDRYSVGRVFLAGDAAHIHSPAGGQGMNTGMQDAFNLAWKLALVIQNKAGMHLLETYSPERSRIGDQVLRNASVLTRVALLRQPLLRRLRNLLFSNLGRSRRLQGRFVQQLCETDLHYRGSALSPVLARSGPGLQPGDRTPDLPCQAPSGETRLYELLRRGCFVLLSVGAPLPSLELSLARDWVVPASAEPRPGYAAGRTYLIRPDAYLCSCTSSADQDDLLALWDQWR; from the coding sequence ATGTCAGGCCCTGTGTTGGTTGTAGGCGCGGGCCCCGTGGGGCTCACCCTGGCGCTCGCCCTGAGACAGCAGGACATCGCCGTTCGGCTGGTGGACCTTGCCCCTCAACCCAGCGATCGCTCCAAGGCCTTGGTGATCTGGCCGAGGACCCTGGAGCTGTTGGATCTCCACGGCTGCGTCGAGCCTTTCTTGAAGGCTGGCATTCAGGGCCATGGCGCTCGGATTCAGGTGGGACAGCGCTTGCTCGTTGCACTCTCCTTTTCCAAGGTGCAGAGTCGTTTTCCCTATGCCTTGATGATTCCCCAGAACCGCACAGAGGCGGTTCTGGCCCAGCTGCTGGCGGAGCGGGGGGTGCAGGTTGAACGTCAACTGGAACTCACCGACTTCGCTGCATCTGAGAGCGGTGTATGCGCCGAACTCACCCGCGCTGACGGCAGCAAGGAAACGATGCAGTGCAGTTACCTGTTGGGCTGCGATGGTGCCCACAGTGTTGTGCGCCACCGACTGGGTCTGGCCTACAGCGGTGAAACCCTCGAATCGAACTGGGTCCTGGCGGACGTCAAGCTTGATGGACCTGCGGCTGCCGATCAGGTGGCGGTGGTCTGGAACCCCGATGGGATCTTGGCGCTCTTCCCGATCGTTGGGGATCGCTTCCGCATCATTGGCGATGTCTCAGGAGCGGAGGCGGCTGATCCCAGCCTGGAGCAGGTTCAAAGCCTGGTGCAGCAGCGCTTGGGATCAGGCTTCCGCGCCCACGATCCGATCTGGTTGAGCCATTTCCGAATCAACGAGCGCAAGGTCGATCGCTACAGCGTCGGACGGGTCTTTTTGGCCGGGGATGCGGCCCATATCCACAGTCCAGCGGGGGGGCAGGGCATGAACACCGGGATGCAGGACGCCTTCAATCTGGCTTGGAAGTTGGCCTTGGTGATTCAGAACAAAGCGGGGATGCATCTGCTGGAGACCTATTCCCCTGAACGCAGCCGAATTGGCGATCAGGTGCTGCGCAATGCCTCTGTTTTGACTCGGGTGGCCCTGCTGCGGCAGCCCCTGCTGCGTCGCTTGCGCAATCTGCTGTTCTCGAACCTGGGCCGCAGCCGCCGTCTCCAAGGCCGGTTCGTGCAGCAGCTCTGTGAAACCGATCTGCACTACCGCGGCAGCGCCTTGTCTCCGGTCTTGGCTCGCTCAGGACCGGGATTGCAACCCGGGGATCGCACGCCTGACCTGCCTTGCCAGGCCCCCAGCGGGGAGACCCGGCTTTATGAGCTCCTTCGCAGAGGTTGCTTTGTACTGCTGTCCGTTGGCGCTCCTCTGCCGTCCCTGGAGCTCTCTTTGGCCAGGGATTGGGTGGTCCCGGCTAGCGCTGAGCCCCGGCCCGGGTATGCCGCAGGCAGGACCTACCTGATCCGACCGGACGCCTATCTCTGCAGCTGCACCTCCAGCGCTGATCAGGATGACCTGCTGGCGCTTTGGGATCAGTGGCGCTGA
- a CDS encoding L,D-transpeptidase, which yields MGRGLGQLLGGCALLASLLQPATAQDLALSTSPRLTFERTNRRLPRTGDPIWDLRVEIPGQPVRHFEAVSGRAEFQGANRHQMGSEAPLPPGQYVIGAVEPLGLEYPRELGPVWIGLEPLFTTGRRVLGIHLDPSAGRNWNSGTGGCIGLIHRADMLTLAELVRRSSAQNLVVSN from the coding sequence ATGGGTCGCGGTCTCGGTCAATTGCTGGGCGGATGCGCGCTCCTGGCCTCCCTTCTTCAGCCCGCCACGGCCCAAGACCTGGCCCTCAGCACAAGCCCAAGGTTGACCTTTGAGCGCACCAACCGCCGCCTGCCTCGCACCGGCGATCCGATCTGGGACCTGAGGGTCGAGATCCCTGGACAACCCGTGCGGCATTTCGAGGCAGTCAGTGGACGCGCGGAATTCCAAGGGGCCAACCGACACCAGATGGGCAGCGAGGCACCCTTACCCCCGGGCCAGTACGTCATCGGCGCAGTGGAACCCCTCGGCCTGGAGTACCCACGAGAGCTCGGTCCGGTCTGGATCGGCCTCGAGCCTCTCTTCACGACGGGCCGGCGCGTCCTGGGCATCCACCTCGATCCCAGCGCCGGCCGCAACTGGAACAGTGGAACCGGAGGCTGCATCGGTCTGATCCATCGAGCCGACATGCTGACGCTCGCTGAGCTGGTGCGCCGCAGCTCAGCCCAGAACTTGGTCGTCAGCAACTAG
- a CDS encoding high light inducible protein translates to MNNNQVTDQWCQHRAEESIHQQQLQDVERFNGRMAMLGIVIGVITEGLTGQGIAHQIGLGPLIDGYATCHTQYLPFCF, encoded by the coding sequence ATGAACAACAACCAAGTCACTGATCAGTGGTGCCAGCACCGCGCTGAAGAGTCCATCCACCAGCAACAACTCCAAGACGTCGAGCGCTTCAACGGCCGGATGGCGATGCTGGGCATCGTGATCGGAGTCATCACTGAAGGCCTCACCGGTCAGGGCATTGCTCACCAGATCGGCCTTGGTCCTCTGATCGACGGCTACGCCACCTGCCACACCCAGTACCTTCCCTTCTGCTTCTGA
- a CDS encoding DUF1028 domain-containing protein, which produces MTFSILARDPSNGRFGVAVATCHLAVGSTVPHIRSGVGAVATQAHTNPHLGICGLERMEQNRDAEAVLASLLRDDPQIEHRQLHLIDACGRTAGWTGRACGPYASHRCHSDLAVAGNLLTGEAILLAMEEAFLLSDPSWKLGRRLLTALRAGEEAGGDLRSTHATSAALQVSGEAAFPLLDLRVDFEERAVDSLTALYERSQQLWVQQWRDSFAELPNPASKALNRTVAPLFREDSSVA; this is translated from the coding sequence ATGACCTTTTCGATCCTGGCGCGTGATCCCTCCAACGGCCGCTTTGGCGTGGCCGTGGCCACCTGTCATCTCGCCGTTGGATCGACCGTGCCCCATATCCGCTCCGGTGTCGGCGCCGTGGCCACCCAGGCCCATACGAACCCCCACCTCGGCATCTGCGGTCTGGAGCGGATGGAGCAGAACCGCGATGCGGAGGCGGTCCTGGCGAGCCTGCTGCGGGACGATCCCCAAATCGAGCACCGCCAACTGCACCTGATTGATGCCTGCGGCCGCACGGCGGGTTGGACCGGTAGGGCCTGCGGACCCTACGCCAGTCATCGCTGCCATTCCGATCTGGCCGTCGCGGGGAACTTGCTCACCGGTGAAGCGATTCTGCTGGCGATGGAGGAGGCCTTTCTCTTGAGTGACCCCTCTTGGAAGTTGGGGCGACGCCTGCTCACAGCCCTGCGGGCGGGTGAGGAGGCCGGTGGAGATCTGCGCTCCACTCATGCGACCTCTGCTGCCCTACAGGTCAGTGGTGAAGCCGCTTTCCCTCTGTTGGATCTGCGGGTGGATTTCGAGGAGCGCGCTGTTGATTCTTTGACTGCGCTGTATGAGCGCAGTCAGCAACTCTGGGTGCAGCAATGGCGTGATTCCTTTGCTGAACTTCCCAATCCCGCCAGCAAGGCCTTAAACCGAACCGTCGCTCCACTGTTTAGGGAGGACTCTTCGGTTGCTTAG